The region CGGGTACGGCGACGGGTACGACGATGGTCATCACGACGGGTTCATTGAGGGGGTGCGCGTTCCTCGTGGACGTGGTCGCTGGTAGCCGGCACCAGATTGGGTGACCCGCGGGTCACCGTGACGGGGCCGGACACTGATCCGGCCACAACAATCTAATACGCATCTGCCCTCCTGCAGAGCGTGTGCCGCCGCAGCCGGCGCAAGCCGGCAAGCGAAAACCCCCATAGGCCCATGGCCGCGGGGGTTTTCGCGTGTCTTCACTTTCGAGCATCAGCCGCCGAGCTTGTCTTCCAGTTCCGCCAATCGCTCCTCCAGCCGTTTCTGCCGCAGAGCATTGGTCACATCACCCCTGGTCCTCTCCACAAACCCGCGAGCCGCATCGGACCGCCCGCGCAGCCCCAGGGAGATAGCGTTCGGATAGTCGAAGCCCATGATGAGATGGTAGATGTCATCCATGGCGGACAGGAACTGCTCGGCCCGCTCGATATTGTCCTCGCGGATCGAATCCAGCACATGCCTGCGGAACTCCCCTGCCGCTTCAGCCAGCCCATTTAGCCACGCCGCATCGTCCACGCCCAGTTCCTCAGGCCCCGGCAGTGGCTCATTCTGTATTGCCGCGATGGTGATCGCAGCCTCAGCGTACTCCTTCTGCGCATCCGTCACGAACCCGCCGTAGCGCAATTCGATGCAGCCATCCAGCGCCGCCACCATCTGCCGACACAACTCCGCCGCTTCCGCCAGACGCTCGTGGGCGCCCTCGATTTCCTTCCGGTGCACCCGCTTGATAGCTTCCGAGGACACCCGCACAACCTGTCGAGAGATCACATACGCTTTCTCCCGGCCCTCATCCAGCGTGTCGAAATGCTCGCGGATCCTCTCAGCGATCTGGTCGATGTTGTCGAGTATGTCAGACCCTCCCTGCTATCCTGCCTTTTGTTGGGCCGCTTTGGCACCAGCCCTCAATGCC is a window of Armatimonadota bacterium DNA encoding:
- a CDS encoding haloacid dehalogenase codes for the protein MISRQVVRVSSEAIKRVHRKEIEGAHERLAEAAELCRQMVAALDGCIELRYGGFVTDAQKEYAEAAITIAAIQNEPLPGPEELGVDDAAWLNGLAEAAGEFRRHVLDSIREDNIERAEQFLSAMDDIYHLIMGFDYPNAISLGLRGRSDAARGFVERTRGDVTNALRQKRLEERLAELEDKLGG